One genomic region from Athalia rosae chromosome 3, iyAthRosa1.1, whole genome shotgun sequence encodes:
- the LOC125500205 gene encoding uncharacterized protein LOC125500205 has protein sequence MDNRRLIFQIIFLLMIVTTSDTLFFQHPKNGLTDFLRSIKEKKEKFIKKSHEDIHHYHLHYYPVPVDVYHEPVKAPNKEELEHLHRKELVSSGWTDHEYKHVPEPEFVIPESLRPHDVEPIIVSDPWPRHIIHEPVEDRLTFQDQLDIAAIRQEFEHHPGHGHRQEKIVHVPIKSSVPENHHKTQISLHIPLHQKIVIHQPRIHKEEKKVHPLIAFFQKLHQIKNSLFNFYGSGNNDKNVYYIPCDDRSDKSYSPASITSKIKSTDTYAALYFRPKNF, from the exons ATGGATAATCGTCGACTAATTTTTCAA ATCATCTTTCTCTTGATGATCGTCACCACGTCTGACACTCTGTTTTTCCAGca tccgaaaaatggTCTCACGGACTTTCTACGATCCataaaggagaagaaagaaaaattcataaaaaaatcacacgaGGACATTCACCACTATCATCTTCACTATTACCCGGTGCCCGTCGACGTTTACCACGAGCCCGTCAAAGCACCGAACAAAGAAGAACTGGAACATTTGCACag GAAGGAACTCGTGTCCTCGGGATGGACGGACCACGAGTACAAACACGTTCCGGAACCGGAGTTCGTTATTCCCGAATCTTTACGACCCCACGACGTCGAGCCTATCATAGTAAGCGATCCGTGGCCACGTCATATTATCCACGAACCTGTCGAGGATCGTCTCACTTTTCAAGATCAATTGGACATCGCCG CGATAAGACAGGAGTTCGAGCATCATCCGGGGCACGGACATCGCCAGGAGAAGATCGTTCACGTACCGATAAAATCATCGGTTCCAGAGAATCATCACAAAACGCAGATATCCCTTCACATACCGTTGCATCAGAAGATCGTTATTCACCAACCACGTATCcataaagaagagaaaaaggttcACCCGTTGATCGCGTTCTTTCAGAAACTTCatcagataaaaaattcattatttaatttttacggGTCGGGTAATAATGacaaaaatgtttattacATACCGTGCGACGACAGAAGCGACAAAAGTTATTCGCCGGCTTCGATAACATCGAAAATCAAATCCACCGATACCTACGCGGCTCTGTACTTccgtccgaaaaatttttga